Within the Desulfobaculum xiamenense genome, the region CCTCGTGCTTGCGTTCGGTGATGTCGGTCAGCGCGCCGGTTATCCGGCAGACCGTGCCGTCGATGTCCTTTAGCCCTGCACCGCGGGTGAGCACCCAGCGGTAGCTGCCGTCCTGATGGCGCATGCGGTATTCGATGTCGAAATGCGTCATTTCCCCACGGATGACTGATTCGAACGCCTCGGTCACGGCGGGGCTGTCCGCCGGATGCAGGCGTGCGTGCCAGTCGTCCAGGCCCGTAGGGGCCTGTGAGGGGGGGATGCCGAGGATGTCGGCCCAGCGCGTGGAGACGTAGAGGCTGTCCGTGCGCAGGTTCAGATCCCAGATGCAGTCGTTGGCGCCAGCGACTGCCAGCGCGTAGCGTTCTTCGCTGGCGCGCAGTCGCCGTTCCGCACGCTTGAGGCGTGTGACGTCGCGGACGGTTTCGATGGCACCGATGACCGCGCCATCGTCGTCGCGCAGCAGGGAGGCTGTTCCGGCAACATGTGCGCCGCGTCCGTTGCGCAGGCTTGGGACGAACGTCTCCACCTGCACCACGTCGCCCACGCGTTCCACCGTGTCGTAGAGGCGCTCCACCTCGCGCGGGCCGTGGCCGATGAGGTCCACGAGCATGGGGCGTCGCTCGCCGTGGAAGAGGCGCGCGTGTTCCCCTTCGCCCCTGCCCAGTATCTCTTCGCTCGGGATGCCGGTCAGCGCGGCCATGGCCGGGTTCCATGCGATGACCGTGCCTCGCGTATCCACCGCGAAGGTGGGGTCTGGGACCACGTCGATGACTTCGAGCATGCGGCGGTAGGCGGCGCGTCTGAAGTGGCGCGTCCTGCGCGCGGTTCCGATGATGACCAGAATGGCCAGCGCGGTCAGTAGCATGGCGCCGATGCCCGCGTAGAGGACGCGCTGGCGCGTGAGCGGAATGGCGGCGATGCTTTCGGGAGCAGTGCAGGCGACGACGATGCGCTGCCCGCCAAGGGCGAGGGAGTCCCACGCCAGCAGCCGGGCCGGTGAGTGGTGCGAGACACCTTTCGGCAGATCGAAGACGTCGCTGCCGTTCGGGATTTTTACGACGCGTCGGGTCAGTTCGCGGATGTGCGGCGGCATGGCGCTGGTGGGTTCCATGAGATTCGTGCCGCACAGGGCGTCGATGAAGCAGTCGATGATGGTTCCCTGCCCGTCGATGACGGTGCAGAACCGGTGCTGCTTGGGGTCGTTGAGTGGTGAGGTCTCGAAGGCCAGGCGCGAGCAGTCGATGACGCAGCACAGGATGCCGGTCAGTTCACTGTCCGCGCGGACCGGAACGGTCAGCGCCATGACCATCGTGTCCCCAAGGCGTGTGCCCGGGGAGAGCCGTGTGTCGGCCGGGAGGTGGGCTGCCTCCGCGCCCACGAGGCTTCGCAGGGCGGGTGTGTCGAAGCCTTCGGCCGCATGCAGGAGCAGCGCGCCGTCGTGCAGCCGCGTATAGGAAACGGCCCGAATGGCCGGAAAGATCATGGACAGTCGGGCGAGATTGGCGCGGGCTCCGGTCTCCGGCATGCGTCCCTTCTCGAATCGGGGGAGTAGGTCGCTCGCGAAGACCTGTGTGGCCGTGGCGATGGTGCCGAGGCGCGAGGCGATGGTTTCGCGGATGGTGGCCGCCTGCTGGCTGAGCTGGGTGGTGTAGGCCGCCCGCTGGCTACGGGTTGCGAGGATGTTTGCGTAGACGAGGGCGCAGGCCAGACCAGCGCAGAGGATGGCGATGATTGCTGCGTATGCAATGCGCCGTCTGAAGCCCCTGCCGAGAAGAATCTGGCGGAGGGTGGAGTCGCGGTGGCGCATCGCGCGAAACATAGTACAGGCGGAGGCAAAAAAAAAGCCCCGGCAGGCGGGGCTTTTTGGTGAAGACAAGATCGGGGCTACTTTTTGCACATATCCATGTAGGATGATCCGCAATAGGTGGCGAGATTGAATGACGTGTAGTTGTTCGCCGGGTCCTCGGCGTAGCGGAATCCGAGCTTTGACTCGGGATTGAATTCGGCCACGGTATTGTTGGAGTCGAGAAAGAGCGGGCACTGGTTGTTGTTGCAGACGAGCAGGATGCCCCAGCCCGTTTCCGGCGGCCCCATCCACGGCTCAAGCAGCTGTCCGCAGTGCGGGCACTTCCGGTCTGTGCGGATTTCGTCTTCCATATCGGAACTCCTTGTGTGTGAGGATTTGTGACTGATTTCACGTAGACCTAATGCCTTGGGCGTACGTTGTCCAGAGGCCCCCGCAAAAAACCGTGCGGGGCGGGAGTTGGTGCGGCCTTGATCTGTTCGGATCAATGCCGCATGGTATGTGTATGAAAATGGCGAAGACGCGGGGAGGTCGCATGCCGGTGAAGCGCATACGGGTGGACCGAGCGCTGGTCACGGTGCTGGTGTACGCCGTGTTCGGCTTCGCATGGATATTGTTCTCGGACTGGGCGCTGGAAATGCTGGTGCCTGATCCTCGGATCGCGCTGGTCATCCAGACGTGGAAGGGCTGGCTGTTCGTGCTGGTCACGGCGCTTTTGCTCTATGGCATGATACGGCGAAACTTCGCGGCCCTCAGGACGAGTGAGCGACAGGCGTGGATTCTTGGGGCGCGCCTGCGCAGTGTCATGGATTCCATGGCCTGCGCTGTCATCGCCATCGACGCGGATGGGCGAGTGGTTGCCGTCAACACGGTGGCCCTCGCCATGGCCGAGCGGGACGAGGAGGCGCTCGGGGCGGATGTGTTCGAGGCCTTCGCGGTGCTGGAACCATGCCGCGAGCAACTCGCCTTGGCCCTGTCGGGGCGTCGTCCGCCGTCCGTGCGGCTGGAATCCTCGGGAGGCGTGGCACCGCGCCATCTGGTGGCTGAGAGCTTCCCGCTGGCCGGTGGTGAGGGCGGGGCCGTCCTGCGCGTGGACGATGTGACGGAGCAGGTGCGGCTGGAGTCCATGATGGCGCAGACCGAAAAGATGATTTCCGTGGGCGGGCTGGCATCGGGCATGGCCCACGAGATCAACAACCCCTTGAGTGGCATTGTGCAGGGTGCCCAGAATATCATGCGGCGGCTCGATCCGCTCATGGGCACCAATGCCGAGGTCGCCGAGCGGCTGGGTGTCCCGGTGGAGAGCGTGCGGGGGTATCTCGAAGAGCGCGGCGTGCTGCGCATGCTCGACGGCATTCGC harbors:
- a CDS encoding two-component system sensor histidine kinase NtrB; translated protein: MPVKRIRVDRALVTVLVYAVFGFAWILFSDWALEMLVPDPRIALVIQTWKGWLFVLVTALLLYGMIRRNFAALRTSERQAWILGARLRSVMDSMACAVIAIDADGRVVAVNTVALAMAERDEEALGADVFEAFAVLEPCREQLALALSGRRPPSVRLESSGGVAPRHLVAESFPLAGGEGGAVLRVDDVTEQVRLESMMAQTEKMISVGGLASGMAHEINNPLSGIVQGAQNIMRRLDPLMGTNAEVAERLGVPVESVRGYLEERGVLRMLDGIRESALRAARIVSNMLDFARRSDSSPVPCDLNAVVAGAVELASGDYSLRRGYDFLAIEIVREFADPPPPVCCHRSELEQVVFGLLKNAAQAMTDAGTANPRIVLRTGRRGEWGFLEVEDNGPGMPPEVQRRVFEPFYTTKPPGEGTGMGLSVAYFIIVRNHGGQFQVETRPGQGARFTVLLPILEPDECHL